One stretch of Pedobacter riviphilus DNA includes these proteins:
- a CDS encoding carboxymuconolactone decarboxylase family protein — MENRINIQKVEPAAYQAMYGLEKYLSTSKLDPILLELIKMRASQINGCAFCLNMHSTDARKIGETEQRLYLLNAWRETTLFTPQEEAVLALTEEVTLISHHVSDATYQKAASFFNEQELAQIIMAIVTINAWNRLAITAKVMVG; from the coding sequence ATGGAAAATAGAATCAACATCCAAAAAGTAGAACCTGCAGCTTACCAAGCCATGTATGGTTTAGAGAAATATTTATCAACCAGCAAACTAGATCCAATTCTTTTAGAACTGATTAAAATGCGTGCATCACAAATTAACGGCTGTGCATTTTGCTTAAATATGCACTCAACCGATGCCCGCAAAATAGGTGAAACCGAACAGCGTTTGTATTTATTAAATGCCTGGAGAGAAACAACTTTATTTACGCCGCAAGAAGAAGCTGTTTTAGCTTTAACAGAAGAAGTAACCTTAATTAGCCACCATGTTTCTGATGCAACTTATCAAAAAGCCGCAAGCTTTTTTAACGAACAGGAATTAGCGCAGATTATTATGGCTATAGTTACCATTAATGCCTGGAATAGACTTGCTATTACCGCTAAAGTAATGGTTGGCTAA
- a CDS encoding class I SAM-dependent rRNA methyltransferase: MVEITLKKGKEKAALQRHPWVFSGALEKVKGKPEDGDVVKVFAFDHEFLAYGYFNSNSRVAVRLLEWDETQTIDPSWYQNRLKQAIASRQFILNEQTNTCRLVFSEADFVPGLIVDQYADFLSLQILSSGIEKVKAEIVEILKTELNPKGIFDKSDATARTHEGLPIENGLLWGENPPELLEVKENGIIYNINIAEGQKSGFYCDQRDNRRILASYTKGKKVLDCFSYSGGFSLNSLANDAASVTSVDSSGLAVETLKQNVALNKFDAAKVTAIQSDVNKQLRAFKESGELFDVIVLDPPKYAPSRSALDRAARAYKDLNRLGMLLLEKGGLLATFSCSGAVDIETFKQIIAWAALDAGKEVQIIKQFCQPEDHPVRISFPEGEYLKGLLLRVL, translated from the coding sequence ATGGTAGAAATTACATTAAAAAAGGGCAAAGAAAAAGCGGCACTACAAAGACATCCATGGGTATTTTCTGGCGCATTAGAAAAAGTTAAAGGAAAACCTGAAGATGGTGATGTAGTAAAAGTTTTTGCTTTTGATCATGAATTTCTGGCCTATGGATATTTCAACAGCAATTCGCGTGTTGCCGTTCGTTTATTAGAGTGGGACGAAACACAAACTATTGATCCCAGCTGGTATCAAAACCGGTTAAAACAGGCTATTGCTTCACGTCAGTTTATTTTAAACGAGCAGACCAATACCTGTCGTTTAGTGTTTAGTGAAGCCGATTTCGTGCCAGGTTTAATTGTCGATCAGTATGCCGATTTCCTATCGTTACAGATTCTAAGTTCTGGAATCGAAAAAGTGAAAGCAGAAATTGTAGAAATTTTAAAAACCGAATTAAATCCAAAAGGAATTTTTGATAAAAGTGATGCAACCGCTCGCACCCACGAAGGTTTACCCATTGAAAATGGATTACTTTGGGGCGAAAATCCTCCAGAACTTTTAGAGGTAAAAGAAAATGGAATTATTTATAATATCAATATTGCTGAAGGACAAAAATCTGGTTTTTATTGCGACCAGCGTGATAACCGAAGGATTTTAGCCAGTTATACAAAAGGTAAAAAAGTTTTAGACTGTTTTAGTTATAGTGGTGGTTTTAGCTTGAATAGCCTGGCTAATGATGCCGCTAGCGTTACCAGCGTTGATAGTTCAGGTTTGGCGGTTGAAACATTAAAGCAGAATGTAGCCTTAAACAAATTCGATGCGGCTAAAGTAACAGCGATACAATCAGATGTAAACAAACAACTCCGGGCTTTCAAAGAATCGGGCGAATTGTTTGATGTGATTGTGCTCGACCCACCTAAATATGCACCATCGCGTTCGGCATTAGACCGCGCGGCAAGAGCCTATAAAGATTTAAATCGTTTAGGTATGCTATTGCTAGAAAAAGGAGGCTTATTGGCTACTTTCTCTTGCTCGGGTGCAGTTGATATTGAAACCTTTAAACAGATAATTGCCTGGGCTGCGCTTGATGCAGGCAAGGAAGTTCAGATTATTAAACAATTCTGCCAACCGGAAGATCATCCCGTTCGGATTTCTTTTCCAGAAGGAGAGTACTTAAAAGGTTTGTTGTTAAGGGTACTATAA